The following are encoded in a window of Ruminiclostridium herbifermentans genomic DNA:
- the hypE gene encoding hydrogenase expression/formation protein HypE, with protein sequence MQNIITLAHGSGGSATLKLIDQVFKKHFNNDILSQGDDCAKLSITNSNNLVFTTDSFVVTPIFFNGGNIGKLAVCGTVNDLSTSGATPLYLSCGFIIEEGFSIEELEKIVEAMSITARECGVQIVTGDTKVVQKGAADKIFINTSGIGIVPDGICISGKNAQVGDKIIISGTIGDHGCSILLERENMGFQAEIKSDCAPLSGLVHDMLEVTSDIHVLRDPTRGGVATTLNEIAFQSNVSIVIEEDKLPIKREVQGVCELLGMDPIYLANEGKLLSFVPAEKVEAVLNVMRKNKYGRDAQIIGEVSKAGEPKVLLKALSGGARIIGLLAGDQLPRIC encoded by the coding sequence ATGCAAAACATAATTACTTTAGCTCATGGCAGTGGTGGTTCAGCTACTTTAAAGTTAATAGATCAAGTGTTCAAAAAGCATTTTAATAATGATATTCTTTCGCAAGGGGATGATTGTGCTAAGCTAAGTATAACTAATTCAAATAATCTAGTTTTCACTACAGACAGCTTTGTTGTTACTCCAATATTTTTTAATGGAGGCAATATTGGAAAGCTTGCGGTATGTGGTACGGTAAATGATTTGTCAACAAGTGGTGCAACACCATTATATTTAAGTTGTGGTTTCATTATTGAAGAGGGTTTTAGCATAGAGGAATTGGAGAAAATCGTTGAAGCCATGAGTATTACTGCTCGTGAATGTGGTGTACAGATAGTAACAGGTGACACAAAGGTTGTTCAAAAGGGAGCGGCGGATAAGATATTTATTAATACCTCTGGTATTGGTATAGTTCCTGATGGAATTTGTATCTCAGGTAAAAACGCACAGGTAGGAGATAAGATTATAATCTCTGGTACCATTGGAGACCATGGATGCTCTATTCTTCTTGAAAGAGAGAATATGGGGTTTCAAGCTGAAATCAAGAGTGATTGTGCTCCGCTTTCTGGTTTGGTTCATGATATGCTGGAGGTTACATCGGATATTCATGTTCTCAGGGACCCTACTCGAGGTGGAGTTGCAACTACATTAAATGAAATTGCATTTCAGAGCAATGTTTCAATAGTGATAGAAGAAGATAAGCTCCCTATAAAAAGAGAGGTTCAAGGAGTGTGCGAACTTTTAGGAATGGATCCGATATATTTGGCTAATGAAGGTAAGCTATTAAGCTTTGTACCTGCAGAAAAAGTTGAAGCTGTGCTAAATGTAATGAGAAAAAACAAATATGGCAGAGATGCACAGATTATTGGTGAAGTTTCAAAAGCAGGAGAACCTAAAGTACTTCTCAAAGCTTTAAGCGGTGGTGCTAGAATTATTGGTCTGCTTGCTGGAGATCAATTGCCTAGAATATGCTAA
- a CDS encoding ABC transporter ATP-binding protein gives MIISMKNLGKVYKNGQIQVEALKNVNIDIEKEEFVAIMGPSGSGKSTLMNIIGCLDKSTSGEYWLDGINISTLNEVQLAKIRNLKIGFVFQSFNLLPRITALQNVELPMIYAGVGSKERRNRAISALERVGLEKRMHHKPNEMSGGQKQRVAIARALVNSPAIILADEPTGNLDSSSSEEIMSVFQDLNKEGVTIVLVTHEPDIAEHTKRVLRFRDGFLKSDEVVKKPLDAKEILKSYSVAEA, from the coding sequence TTGATAATTTCAATGAAGAATTTAGGTAAAGTTTATAAAAATGGACAGATTCAAGTAGAAGCCCTTAAGAATGTCAACATAGATATAGAAAAGGAAGAGTTTGTTGCTATAATGGGTCCTTCAGGTTCAGGAAAGTCTACTTTAATGAATATAATAGGATGCTTGGATAAATCCACATCAGGCGAGTACTGGTTAGATGGTATCAATATATCTACTTTGAATGAGGTTCAGCTTGCTAAAATAAGAAATCTTAAAATTGGTTTTGTGTTTCAATCTTTTAACTTATTGCCTAGAATAACCGCGTTGCAGAATGTTGAACTTCCTATGATTTATGCAGGGGTGGGCAGTAAGGAAAGAAGAAATAGGGCTATTAGTGCTTTAGAGAGAGTTGGATTGGAAAAAAGAATGCACCACAAGCCAAATGAAATGTCAGGCGGACAAAAGCAGAGGGTTGCAATTGCAAGAGCATTAGTTAATTCTCCTGCAATAATACTTGCAGATGAACCAACAGGAAATCTGGATAGTTCATCAAGTGAGGAGATAATGTCAGTTTTTCAGGATTTAAACAAAGAAGGAGTTACAATTGTACTTGTTACACATGAACCTGATATAGCAGAGCACACCAAAAGAGTTTTGAGATTCAGAGACGGCTTTTTAAAATCTGATGAAGTAGTTAAAAAACCTTTAGATGCAAAAGAAATTCTGAAAAGCTACAGTGTGGCAGAAGCATA